In Oceanidesulfovibrio indonesiensis, a single genomic region encodes these proteins:
- a CDS encoding transposase: AHCRFGLHTSLLEGINNKIKVIKRMAYGFRDDEYFFLKIRAAFPGIPR, encoded by the coding sequence GCGCACTGCCGCTTTGGTCTGCACACCAGCCTGCTTGAGGGAATCAACAACAAGATCAAGGTGATAAAACGTATGGCTTACGGCTTTCGGGACGACGAATACTTTTTCCTCAAGATCAGGGCTGCGTTTCCCGGAATTCCGCGATGA